The nucleotide window CCACGACAAGATGCGCGAGCTGGGCCAGTCCCCGATGGGTCATCCGACCCCGGACGGCTACCCGGACGTCTACGTCGCCTGGACCTCGGCCGGCACGATGGTCAACGGCTGGAACGAGGCGGGCGAGATCCTCGCCGGCTACCGCACCACCTTCACGTACACGGCGCCGGAGAAGCTGGTCGCCAAGCCGCCGGCGACCGCCGGGGCGTACGTGGACGCTCTCTCCCTGCGCCTGGTGGGCCAGAAGTTGAGCACGCGGGAGAAGAACCTCATCCTCGGCGTGGCCGGTGTGACGGCGACCGCCAAGGTCGACGCCACGTTCAACGGGGCCATCACCGCCGTCGCGCGGGCGATCCTCGCTTCCCCCCAGCACCACCTCCGGTGAGGCACCCGATGGAGAAGACTGTGTACAACTCTTTCCCCCTGCACCCCGAATGCCCCGACCTGCGCCGGCTGGCCGACAACCCGGCCGAGGCGTTGCTGCGGGCCGAGGCGGACATCGTCGCCGCCGAGAACGCCGCCGAGTTCGACAGGTACCGCACCCTGGAGGACCTGGAGGAGGCCCAGCAGGACGGTCGCGGCGTGACCCGACGGACCTTCGTCGCGGGTGCCGCGGCCACCGCCACCGCGCTGGCCACCGCCCAGTTCGTCACCACCTCGGCGTCGTTCGCGGCGACCAAGACCGGCACGCTGATCCACGTCTTCCTCTACGGCGGGCTGGACGGGCTGAGCCTGATCGCGCCGGACAACGACGCGGTGCTCAACAAGGCCCGGCCCGACCTGCTGCTCGGCAACGATTCGCTGTCCCTGGGCCGCGGCTTCAAGCTGACCAGCGCGTTCAAGCCGCTGGAGAAGTGGCTCAGCGCCGGTCAGCTGGGCTTCATCCCGGCGGTCTCCGACGAGCGGCTGTCCCGCAGCCACTTCCAGGCCGCCGACGCCTGCAACCTGGGCGGGCTGCCCAACGAGACCGGCGGCCGGGGCTGGCTGGACGGGCTCGTCGACAACCTGGGCAAGGGCACCGCGTTCCGTAGCGTCGGCATCGGCAGCACGCTGCCCCGCTCGCTGGTCGGCAACAACGGCGCGTTGTCGCTGAACAACGTCGGGTCGCTGCGGCTCAACGGTGACGACCGGTTCCGCGCCGCCACCGAGAAGGCCATCAAGGGGCTCTTCACCGGGATCAACCACCCGGTCGAGGAGGCCGTGCAGGAGGGCATGGGCGCGCTGGCCACCGCCCAGAAGCTCGCCGCCAAGCCGTACCAGCCCGCCGAGGGCGTCAAGTACGAGGGCGTCGGCAACGCGTTCCAGCAACTCGCTCAGCTGATCAAGGGCGGCGCCAACGTGCGGGTCGCCACCGTCGGCATGGGTGGTTACGACACCCACGAGAACCAGGGCACCCGCGAGGGTGGCCAGTTGCACCGCCGCCTCAACGAGCTGGCCAGCGCGATGGCCGCGTTCTTCACCGACCTCGGCCCGAAGGCCGCCGACGTGACGATCATGGTGTCCAGCGAGTTCGGCCGTCGGGTCGGCTCCAACAACAACGGCACCGACCACGGGCACGGCGGTGTGGTCACCCTGCTGTCCGGCAAGAAGCTGGCCGGTTCGCTGCTGGGCACCTGGAACGGCCTGGACAAGCTGGACTCCGGTGACGTGCCGGAGTACAACAACATGTTCAACGTCTACGGCGCTGTGGCGCAGGGCCGGTTCGGGCTCACCAACGCGGAGGTCGACAAGGTCTTCCCCCGCCAGAAGTACGCCCCGATGAAGCTGTACGCGTGACGTACTCGCACACCCACGCCGCCGGCCGTCGTACCGGGACCTCGTCCCGGCACGGCGGCCGGTCGGCTGCGCCCGTACCCCCGCAGATCCCGGAGCGGCGCGGACCCGGCGGCCGACGGCTGTTGGGCGTGCTGCTCCTGGTCGGCCTGCTCGCCAGCGTGCTGCCGTGGTGGTTGGGCACCCCCGCCGGATCGCTGCGGACCACAGCGACGACAGTCACCGCGGCCGGCCGGATCACCGGCCTGGTCGCCGGCTACCTGCTGCTGGTGCAGGTGCTGATGATGAGCCGCCTGCCGGTGCTGGAACGGTGGATCGGCGGCGAACACATGGCCCGCTGGCACCGGGACGTCGGCGCCACCCTGCTGGTCACCGTGCTGGCGCACATGTCGCTGATCCTCGTCGGCTACGCCGACCTGCGGAACCAGTCGATCCTCGCCGAGGTCGGCACGTTGCTCGGCGACTACGAGGACATGGTCTCGGCGTTCGTCGCCACCGGCATCATGATGCTCGTCGGGTTCAGCAGCGTCCGGGCGATCCGGCGGGCGTTGCCCTACGAGCTGTGGCACCTGCTGCACCTGTCCAGCTACCTGATCCTGCTGCTCGGCTTCGGCCACCAGTTCACCCACGGCGCGCAGCTGTACAAGCCCGGCCCGGTGCGCACCGGCTGGATCGCGCTCTACCTGCTGGTGGTCGCCGCCCTGCTCTGGGGCCGTGTGATCGCGCCGCTGGCGTTCAACCTGCGCTACAAGCTGCGGGTCGCCGACGTGGTCGCCGAGAGCACCGACACCATCTCCATCTACCTCACCGGGGAGCGGCTCGGTCGGCTGGCGATGCTCGGCGGCCAACACTTCCGCTGGCGGTTCCTCACCCGGGGCTGCTGGTGGCAGTCGCACCCGTTCTCCGTCTCCGCCGCCGCCAACGGCCGCTGGCTGCGGGTCACCGTCAAGGTGGTCGGCACCCACACGGCCGACCTGCGCGACCTGGAGCCGGGCACCCGGGTCTGGGCCGAGGGCCCGTCGGGCACCTTCACCGCCGCGCACCGGCTCCGCGAGCGGGCGCTGCTGATCGCCGGTGGCAGCGGCATCACGCCGATCCGGGCGATGCTGGAGGAACTGCCGCCGGGCGCCGCGCTGATCTACCGGGCCCGCACACCTGCCGACGTGCTGCTCAGCCGCGAGTTGGACTGGCTGGCCCAGGAACGCCACACCTCCGTCTGGTACGTCATCGGCTCCCGCGACGACCCCGGCCCCCGCCAACTGATGAGCCCGGACGGGCTGCGTCAACTGGTGCCCGACGTGGCCCGACGCGACGTCTACCTGTGCGGGCCGCCCGGTTTGGTGGAACAGTCG belongs to Micromonospora ureilytica and includes:
- a CDS encoding ferredoxin reductase family protein, with the protein product MTYSHTHAAGRRTGTSSRHGGRSAAPVPPQIPERRGPGGRRLLGVLLLVGLLASVLPWWLGTPAGSLRTTATTVTAAGRITGLVAGYLLLVQVLMMSRLPVLERWIGGEHMARWHRDVGATLLVTVLAHMSLILVGYADLRNQSILAEVGTLLGDYEDMVSAFVATGIMMLVGFSSVRAIRRALPYELWHLLHLSSYLILLLGFGHQFTHGAQLYKPGPVRTGWIALYLLVVAALLWGRVIAPLAFNLRYKLRVADVVAESTDTISIYLTGERLGRLAMLGGQHFRWRFLTRGCWWQSHPFSVSAAANGRWLRVTVKVVGTHTADLRDLEPGTRVWAEGPSGTFTAAHRLRERALLIAGGSGITPIRAMLEELPPGAALIYRARTPADVLLSRELDWLAQERHTSVWYVIGSRDDPGPRQLMSPDGLRQLVPDVARRDVYLCGPPGLVEQSVRALRRAGVPRRQIHLATFEL
- a CDS encoding DUF1501 domain-containing protein; its protein translation is MEKTVYNSFPLHPECPDLRRLADNPAEALLRAEADIVAAENAAEFDRYRTLEDLEEAQQDGRGVTRRTFVAGAAATATALATAQFVTTSASFAATKTGTLIHVFLYGGLDGLSLIAPDNDAVLNKARPDLLLGNDSLSLGRGFKLTSAFKPLEKWLSAGQLGFIPAVSDERLSRSHFQAADACNLGGLPNETGGRGWLDGLVDNLGKGTAFRSVGIGSTLPRSLVGNNGALSLNNVGSLRLNGDDRFRAATEKAIKGLFTGINHPVEEAVQEGMGALATAQKLAAKPYQPAEGVKYEGVGNAFQQLAQLIKGGANVRVATVGMGGYDTHENQGTREGGQLHRRLNELASAMAAFFTDLGPKAADVTIMVSSEFGRRVGSNNNGTDHGHGGVVTLLSGKKLAGSLLGTWNGLDKLDSGDVPEYNNMFNVYGAVAQGRFGLTNAEVDKVFPRQKYAPMKLYA